Proteins from one Ardenticatena maritima genomic window:
- a CDS encoding 4Fe-4S dicluster domain-containing protein, whose product MRGTWYSERRLLRGLEKVWARAEGLTSRLTGTAFNPLYHLGTLAVMLLIILALTGGYLTLFYRPGAERAYETVAALNASWFGHLMRSLHRYAANALVIVTLAHAFKMLIGDRFWGARWLAWVSGWISLVLIFIIGVMGYWLVWDETAQWLTEFSINLLGGRVALAFYQPGAVEQNFAFFVIILFLHVFMGILLLGWLLIHVIRLSRPALLEPRWLGIALTLSLTILALVRPVPLGNPADFSRLVSNVPIDWLYLGFLPAAQRTSPSMVIGLSLVSLLFLIALPWLWRGRITGPAVITEHLCTGCALCALKCPYEAIDMEPRSGDASGFKALAVVTESLCTGCGLCVGTCATVGVDLQPLPTRTVLQALQEAIQAHESPIVVVTCQRQAVLGTVPHEWRPPLTAPPDTLLPPPVQVRPFTHNNTTVSVITCVLPCTGMFNPDWARTLFDLGMQALLILSCPADDCNYREGPFWLGENLRLRKRLLENPIYWTTTAPGRPHTLTEMLERIIEEQAALPAPEKRLPRVVLDRATRNKLWLPPFRSFVPALVMLLVLLAFTFVFEHPTTAVAPETATLRLVLEHTPPLKANNTTTAPLQATLPAGVSAEQILGGERHPVRLRLDIDGQTILDKTYAPSGIHKDGEVIVVEQLSLTPGAHTVHIWLMDDEQTWRYEAEKRIDIQPLQVVTLTFDEEAAAFVFTLPHQ is encoded by the coding sequence ATGCGCGGAACATGGTACAGCGAACGAAGGCTGCTACGCGGTTTGGAGAAAGTGTGGGCGCGGGCAGAAGGGTTGACCAGCCGATTGACGGGGACGGCGTTCAACCCGCTTTACCACTTGGGAACGCTTGCCGTGATGTTGCTCATCATCTTGGCGCTCACGGGAGGCTATCTGACGCTCTTTTACCGCCCCGGCGCCGAACGCGCCTACGAAACAGTGGCGGCTTTGAATGCGTCATGGTTCGGACATCTGATGCGCAGCCTGCACCGCTATGCGGCAAATGCGCTCGTCATCGTCACACTGGCACATGCCTTTAAGATGCTCATAGGCGACCGCTTTTGGGGTGCGCGCTGGCTCGCCTGGGTGAGCGGCTGGATTTCTCTCGTGCTGATTTTCATTATTGGTGTCATGGGCTATTGGCTCGTATGGGACGAAACAGCACAATGGTTGACCGAATTCAGCATTAACCTGCTTGGTGGACGTGTCGCTTTGGCGTTCTATCAGCCTGGCGCGGTGGAACAAAATTTTGCATTTTTCGTCATCATTCTGTTTTTGCATGTCTTTATGGGCATCCTGTTGCTGGGCTGGTTGCTCATTCACGTCATCCGCCTCTCACGCCCGGCGCTCCTGGAACCCCGCTGGCTCGGCATTGCCTTGACGCTCTCCTTGACCATCCTGGCGCTCGTGCGCCCCGTTCCCCTAGGCAACCCGGCGGACTTTTCCCGCCTTGTCTCAAACGTTCCGATTGACTGGCTGTATCTCGGTTTTCTCCCAGCCGCCCAGCGGACAAGCCCGTCAATGGTCATTGGGCTCTCTCTCGTGAGTCTGCTGTTTCTGATTGCCCTTCCTTGGCTATGGCGTGGGCGTATCACAGGGCCAGCGGTGATTACCGAGCACCTCTGCACAGGATGCGCGTTGTGCGCGCTCAAATGCCCCTATGAAGCCATTGACATGGAACCCCGCAGTGGAGACGCCAGTGGGTTCAAGGCTCTGGCTGTCGTAACCGAATCACTTTGCACAGGGTGCGGCTTATGCGTGGGGACATGTGCCACGGTCGGCGTTGACTTGCAACCACTCCCCACACGCACAGTGTTGCAAGCCCTCCAAGAGGCAATCCAAGCGCACGAATCGCCTATCGTTGTGGTCACATGCCAGCGCCAGGCAGTTTTGGGAACAGTGCCACACGAATGGCGTCCCCCTTTGACGGCACCACCAGATACGCTGTTGCCGCCTCCCGTTCAGGTGAGACCTTTTACACACAACAACACCACAGTCAGCGTCATCACATGCGTCCTGCCCTGCACCGGCATGTTCAACCCGGATTGGGCACGAACACTTTTTGACCTGGGGATGCAAGCCCTCTTGATTCTGAGTTGCCCCGCCGACGATTGCAATTATCGCGAAGGGCCCTTCTGGCTTGGCGAAAACCTGCGTTTGCGCAAACGCCTGCTCGAAAACCCCATCTACTGGACAACCACGGCGCCCGGACGCCCGCACACCCTGACCGAGATGCTGGAACGTATCATCGAAGAACAAGCGGCGCTCCCCGCGCCCGAAAAACGCTTGCCCCGCGTCGTATTGGATCGTGCCACGCGCAACAAACTCTGGTTGCCGCCTTTCCGTTCATTTGTGCCCGCGCTGGTCATGTTGCTCGTTCTGCTCGCGTTCACTTTTGTGTTTGAACACCCCACAACCGCCGTCGCCCCCGAAACGGCTACCCTACGCCTTGTTTTGGAACATACACCGCCGCTCAAAGCCAACAACACCACCACAGCGCCTCTTCAAGCAACACTTCCCGCTGGCGTTTCAGCAGAGCAGATTCTGGGGGGTGAGCGGCACCCTGTGCGCTTGCGCCTGGACATTGACGGGCAAACCATCCTGGACAAGACCTATGCCCCCAGCGGCATTCACAAAGATGGCGAAGTCATCGTCGTGGAACAACTTTCCCTGACGCCCGGCGCGCACACCGTCCACATTTGGCTGATGGACGATGAGCAAACATGGCGCTACGAAGCCGAAAAACGCATTGACATTCAACCGTTGCAGGTGGTAACGCTCACGTTTGACGAGGAAGCCGCGGCATTCGTGTTCACGCTTCCACACCAGTAA
- a CDS encoding multiheme c-type cytochrome, with translation MKQSLPKTLILGLTATIITLALALVVLTVARSGSPAPTQERVNVLEGSNDDCVACHTDSTPGIVEQYGRSTMAAANVTCRDCHEVKADYPGAKEHEGTYVLAQPTTAMCERCHSQEVAQFYQSRHSLPAYVAYAGTEDLNEKLLAMYEAIPEGGFKPDRMRNALFAKEGEAVTRFACRGCHDIGKPAQDGSVGDCTKCHLRHEFSLEQARKPETCNACHIGPDHPQWEIYQESPHGIAYMTGGHTWNWEAEPGTLTTKDFPAPTCATCHMSGFGASGTTHDVGDRLTWYLFAPISERRPAWQDNRTRMQNVCRECHNQEFITEFYEAADAATEQVNEWVRQSNEIIAPLKEANLLTSEPFDEPIDFTYFELWHHWGRTAKFGVWMQGADYVQWHGAYEILADLAELEEMVQDKLQEAGLSETATSKREK, from the coding sequence ATGAAGCAATCCCTCCCCAAAACCCTCATCCTCGGGTTGACCGCCACCATCATTACACTGGCGCTTGCCCTGGTTGTGCTCACCGTCGCCCGAAGCGGTAGCCCCGCCCCCACCCAAGAACGCGTCAACGTGTTAGAGGGGAGCAATGATGACTGCGTTGCGTGCCACACGGATAGCACCCCCGGTATCGTCGAACAATACGGGCGGAGCACCATGGCGGCCGCCAACGTCACATGCCGCGACTGCCACGAAGTCAAGGCGGACTACCCTGGGGCAAAGGAACACGAAGGCACTTACGTGCTCGCCCAACCGACAACCGCCATGTGTGAGCGGTGTCACTCGCAAGAAGTCGCGCAATTTTATCAAAGCCGCCACTCACTCCCCGCTTACGTCGCCTACGCCGGCACAGAAGACCTCAACGAAAAGTTGCTGGCAATGTACGAGGCCATCCCTGAAGGCGGCTTCAAGCCCGACCGCATGCGCAACGCCCTTTTTGCCAAAGAAGGCGAAGCCGTGACGCGCTTTGCCTGCCGGGGATGCCATGATATTGGCAAACCTGCCCAAGACGGCTCGGTGGGAGATTGCACCAAGTGCCACCTGCGCCACGAGTTCAGCCTGGAACAAGCCCGCAAACCCGAAACGTGCAACGCCTGTCACATCGGGCCTGACCACCCGCAGTGGGAAATTTACCAGGAATCGCCGCATGGTATCGCCTACATGACGGGCGGCCACACGTGGAATTGGGAAGCCGAACCCGGCACACTCACCACCAAAGACTTCCCCGCCCCAACATGCGCCACCTGCCACATGAGCGGCTTTGGCGCGAGCGGCACCACCCACGACGTGGGCGACCGTCTCACCTGGTATTTGTTCGCGCCGATTAGTGAGCGCCGCCCGGCATGGCAAGACAACCGCACCCGCATGCAAAATGTCTGCCGCGAATGCCACAACCAGGAATTCATCACCGAGTTCTACGAAGCGGCTGACGCCGCCACGGAACAGGTCAATGAATGGGTGCGCCAGAGCAACGAAATCATCGCGCCCCTCAAAGAAGCCAATCTGCTCACCAGCGAACCGTTCGATGAACCCATTGACTTCACCTACTTTGAGTTGTGGCACCACTGGGGACGCACAGCCAAATTTGGCGTCTGGATGCAAGGGGCTGACTACGTGCAATGGCACGGGGCGTATGAAATCCTGGCCGACCTTGCCGAACTTGAAGAAATGGTGCAGGACAAACTCCAAGAGGCTGGGTTGAGCGAAACCGCCACCTCGAAACGTGAAAAATAG
- a CDS encoding MFS transporter: MDSLKRCFMSRNIRLLLLSYLIWGFGEGLFVYFEPLFLEHTGASYQQIGVAMAISALIVTFLYVPAGWLGDRLERRRLILGGYLIGGIAAFIMAVAPTWQLFALGMVVYGLSSYCIPVINAYVLQETPPNQHTRILNRLVAAFWLGLLGAPLVGGWLADIGGRAVLFTSVALMFFISSGITWGIAPQSPTAERANEERIAWRHLPALWPILGLLVILAAFEWGTRLGDVLLPNYLTHRFAYDIRTIGMLGTMNSLGAILWLLLLSELDAKGRKALFLATANVAIGLWTLWRIPSFGMHFVAFVLLGARHTFRSLGTVLLARLTPHAYQSTITGVFYALSGLAITLAEFLSGFLYAVDPARPLQVAFWWLVAWVSLFGVYGLAFRHLRRISPIFAEA, translated from the coding sequence ATGGATTCCTTGAAAAGGTGTTTCATGTCCCGCAATATCCGGCTTCTGCTACTTTCCTACTTGATTTGGGGCTTCGGTGAAGGGCTTTTTGTTTACTTTGAGCCGCTTTTTCTCGAACACACCGGCGCCTCATATCAGCAAATTGGCGTGGCCATGGCAATTTCCGCACTTATCGTCACTTTTTTGTACGTGCCGGCCGGATGGTTAGGCGACCGCCTCGAACGCCGCCGCTTGATTTTAGGCGGTTATCTTATCGGAGGCATAGCCGCTTTCATCATGGCGGTGGCACCCACATGGCAACTCTTCGCCCTCGGCATGGTGGTATATGGGCTCTCGTCCTACTGCATTCCCGTGATCAACGCCTACGTTCTGCAAGAAACCCCACCCAACCAACATACACGCATTCTCAACCGGTTGGTCGCCGCTTTCTGGCTGGGATTGCTCGGCGCGCCGCTTGTGGGGGGCTGGCTCGCAGATATCGGGGGACGCGCGGTACTCTTTACCAGCGTAGCGCTGATGTTCTTCATCTCGTCGGGGATCACCTGGGGGATTGCGCCACAGTCTCCCACCGCCGAGCGGGCAAACGAAGAACGGATTGCGTGGCGTCATCTGCCGGCGCTGTGGCCCATTTTGGGCTTGTTGGTTATTCTGGCGGCGTTTGAATGGGGCACACGGTTGGGCGATGTGTTGTTGCCCAACTATCTCACACACCGTTTTGCATACGACATACGCACCATTGGAATGCTTGGCACAATGAACTCGCTGGGGGCAATCCTCTGGCTGCTGCTGTTGAGCGAACTCGACGCCAAAGGTCGCAAAGCCCTGTTCCTCGCAACAGCCAATGTTGCCATCGGACTATGGACGCTGTGGCGCATCCCATCGTTTGGCATGCACTTCGTGGCTTTCGTATTGCTTGGCGCGCGCCACACCTTCCGCTCATTGGGAACGGTTCTGCTGGCACGGCTCACGCCCCACGCCTATCAGAGCACCATCACCGGCGTGTTCTATGCGCTCAGCGGGCTCGCCATCACACTGGCTGAATTCCTGAGCGGTTTCCTCTATGCAGTGGACCCGGCGCGCCCCTTGCAGGTGGCGTTTTGGTGGCTGGTTGCGTGGGTGAGCCTCTTTGGCGTGTATGGGCTGGCTTTTCGCCACCTGCGCCGCATCAGCCCCATTTTTGCGGAAGCCTGA
- a CDS encoding alpha/beta fold hydrolase, with the protein MTTVLLDDTPIFYQKRGNGEPAIVFIHGAGGTWKHWAYCLKQMPVGQRIAFDLPGHGRSGGKGRYSIEGYAYFMLSLLDALNIQRAVLVGHSMGGAIAIQTALLAPERVQALGLVATGARLKVNPAILEGLQNDPLGTIRRMVRWMYARDLTPQETTTAVQEMAATPKAVLYGDFAACDAFDSRASLFDIQCPTLVIGAEQDKMTPPALSEELALAIRRAELVMIPDAGHMVMLEQPQAVCEALTNFVKRIGEVQR; encoded by the coding sequence ATGACCACGGTGCTCCTTGACGATACACCCATCTTTTACCAGAAACGAGGAAACGGCGAGCCTGCTATTGTGTTCATTCATGGTGCCGGCGGGACGTGGAAACATTGGGCGTATTGCCTCAAACAGATGCCGGTGGGACAACGCATTGCGTTCGATTTGCCGGGGCATGGCCGTTCGGGCGGCAAGGGACGCTATAGCATTGAGGGCTATGCGTACTTCATGCTCTCTTTGCTGGATGCGCTGAACATTCAGCGTGCTGTGCTGGTGGGGCACTCCATGGGCGGCGCAATTGCCATCCAAACCGCCTTGCTTGCTCCTGAGCGTGTGCAGGCGTTGGGACTTGTGGCAACAGGCGCACGTTTGAAAGTCAACCCGGCCATTTTGGAAGGCTTGCAGAATGACCCCCTGGGCACCATTCGGCGCATGGTGCGCTGGATGTACGCCCGCGACCTTACCCCTCAGGAGACAACAACCGCTGTGCAGGAAATGGCTGCTACCCCGAAAGCGGTTTTGTACGGCGATTTTGCCGCCTGTGATGCGTTCGACAGTCGGGCGTCGCTGTTTGATATTCAATGCCCTACGCTGGTGATTGGGGCGGAGCAGGACAAAATGACGCCCCCTGCGTTGTCGGAGGAGTTGGCGTTGGCGATTCGGCGCGCTGAACTGGTGATGATTCCCGATGCGGGGCACATGGTGATGCTGGAACAGCCGCAGGCGGTCTGTGAGGCGCTCACCAACTTTGTGAAGCGCATTGGCGAGGTGCAACGCTAG
- the trxB gene encoding thioredoxin-disulfide reductase has translation MAQREKVIILGSGPAGLAAAIYTARAQLEPLVITGNELGGQVATTNEVENYPGFPEGLTGPELVERFREQAEKFGARLEFDEAVAVEFREQPPHLVRTHGGEYEADAIIVAVGASPRKLGVPGEKELTGYGVSYCATCDGFFFRGKDVVVVGGGDSALEEGLFLTKFANSVRVIHRRDELRAGPFLQKRAFANDKMSFIWNTVVTAIEGDGKVERVKTRNVVTGEEGELETDGVFIYIGHYPNTDIFKGQLEMDDHGYILVDRFMRTNVEGVFAAGEAADPIYRQVATSAGDGVKAAMQVERYLSEKSGRELVGEEA, from the coding sequence ATGGCACAACGTGAAAAGGTGATTATTTTGGGGTCCGGACCGGCTGGGTTGGCGGCGGCGATTTACACAGCCCGCGCCCAGCTTGAGCCGCTGGTGATTACGGGGAATGAGCTTGGCGGCCAAGTGGCGACGACCAACGAGGTTGAAAACTACCCCGGTTTTCCCGAAGGGTTGACGGGACCGGAATTGGTGGAGCGTTTTCGTGAGCAAGCCGAAAAATTCGGCGCGCGCCTGGAATTTGATGAAGCAGTGGCGGTTGAGTTTCGCGAACAGCCGCCGCACCTGGTGCGCACACATGGCGGCGAATATGAAGCCGACGCGATCATCGTGGCGGTGGGGGCGTCGCCCCGCAAGCTGGGCGTGCCGGGTGAAAAGGAACTGACTGGGTATGGCGTGAGCTATTGCGCTACATGCGACGGCTTCTTCTTCCGTGGCAAGGATGTGGTGGTTGTCGGGGGTGGCGATTCGGCGCTTGAAGAAGGCTTGTTCCTCACCAAGTTTGCCAATTCGGTGCGTGTCATTCACCGCCGCGATGAGTTGCGGGCGGGACCCTTCTTGCAGAAACGCGCTTTTGCTAACGACAAAATGTCCTTCATCTGGAACACGGTTGTGACGGCGATTGAAGGGGACGGCAAGGTTGAACGGGTGAAGACGCGCAATGTTGTGACGGGTGAGGAAGGCGAATTGGAGACCGATGGCGTCTTCATCTACATTGGTCACTACCCGAACACCGATATTTTCAAAGGACAGTTGGAAATGGACGACCACGGCTACATCCTGGTGGATCGCTTTATGCGTACCAACGTGGAAGGCGTGTTTGCCGCGGGTGAAGCCGCCGACCCCATTTATCGCCAGGTGGCGACCAGCGCCGGCGACGGGGTGAAAGCCGCCATGCAGGTGGAACGGTATTTGTCGGAAAAGAGTGGGCGCGAACTGGTGGGCGAAGAAGCCTAA
- a CDS encoding slipin family protein, translating into MEFLIGLFPVLLILVGLLLSILRSSVKIVQEYERGVIFRLGRVVGARGPGLFFIIPILEKMVKVDLRVVTLDVPSQEAITKDNVTVRINAVAYFRVLDPVKAVVEVENYLKATSQIAQTTLRNVIGQVELDELLAEREAINHRLQQIIDEATEPWGIKVSIVEVKDVELPDVMKRAMARQAEAEREKRAKIIHAEGELQAARQLAEAARTMSEQPAALQLRYLQTLTEIAVENNSTIVFPVPVDLISAFLEGRQQH; encoded by the coding sequence ATGGAGTTCTTGATTGGCTTGTTCCCGGTTCTTCTGATTCTTGTGGGGCTTTTGCTTTCCATTCTCCGCTCCTCGGTCAAGATTGTGCAGGAATACGAACGGGGCGTCATCTTCCGCTTAGGGCGCGTCGTCGGGGCACGTGGACCGGGTTTGTTCTTCATCATCCCTATTCTTGAAAAGATGGTCAAGGTGGATTTGCGTGTCGTCACGTTGGACGTGCCGTCGCAGGAAGCCATTACCAAAGACAACGTGACGGTGCGCATCAACGCTGTGGCCTACTTCCGCGTGCTGGACCCCGTGAAAGCCGTCGTAGAAGTGGAGAACTACCTGAAAGCCACCAGCCAGATTGCCCAAACGACCTTGCGCAATGTCATCGGGCAGGTGGAATTGGATGAATTGCTCGCCGAGCGTGAAGCCATCAACCACCGTTTGCAGCAAATTATTGACGAAGCGACCGAGCCGTGGGGCATCAAGGTCAGCATCGTCGAAGTGAAAGATGTCGAATTGCCGGATGTGATGAAGCGCGCCATGGCACGCCAGGCGGAAGCCGAACGTGAAAAACGCGCCAAGATTATTCACGCGGAAGGTGAATTGCAGGCGGCGCGCCAACTCGCCGAAGCCGCGCGCACCATGAGCGAACAGCCGGCTGCGTTGCAACTGCGCTACTTGCAAACGCTCACCGAAATTGCGGTTGAAAACAACTCGACGATTGTCTTCCCGGTGCCGGTTGATTTGATCAGCGCCTTTTTGGAAGGGCGGCAACAACACTAA
- the pruA gene encoding L-glutamate gamma-semialdehyde dehydrogenase, whose protein sequence is MRLQDLPPFRNEPLTDFSKPENRAAMEAALEKVRAQFDRHYPLIIGEDEIYLDETIASLNPSHPDQVVGRVSAATAEHAARAVEVAYEAFQTWRKTPAEERAAILLKAAQLMRERKHEFSAWMVYEVGKSWPEADADTAEAIDFLEYYARQMLDIEERAPKLVYQIPTERSTYRYIPLGVGAIITPWNFPVAIFTGMVSSALVTGNTVVAKPAEQSPVVAYHVVQLLYEAGIPRGVLNYLPGYGEVAGEALVVHPKTRFISFTGSKEVGIHINQRAAEIQPGQIWLKRTVLEMGGKDAVIVDETADLDAATEGVVVSAFGFQGQKCSAGSRAIFVEDVYDEMVQRVIERTKQLKIGDPVDPTVFLGPVIDTDAVNKIMSYIEIGHDEGNLVLGGKRLDLDGGYFIEPTIFTDVPWDARIAQEEIFGPVLAIIKAKDFDDALRIANSTEYGLTGSVYSRDRARLERAADEFHVGNLYFNRKSTGALVGVHPFGGFNMSGTDSKAGGPDYLLLFLQPKSISEKIK, encoded by the coding sequence ATGCGTTTGCAAGACTTACCCCCCTTCCGCAATGAGCCGTTGACGGACTTCTCGAAGCCCGAAAATCGGGCTGCTATGGAAGCCGCGCTGGAAAAGGTGCGCGCGCAATTCGACCGCCACTATCCGCTCATCATCGGCGAGGATGAAATCTACCTCGATGAGACTATTGCCTCGCTCAACCCCTCGCACCCCGACCAGGTCGTGGGGCGTGTCTCGGCGGCGACGGCTGAACACGCCGCGCGTGCGGTCGAAGTGGCGTATGAGGCGTTCCAAACCTGGCGCAAAACGCCCGCCGAAGAGCGTGCCGCCATTTTGTTGAAGGCGGCGCAATTGATGCGCGAACGCAAGCATGAATTTTCGGCGTGGATGGTGTACGAAGTCGGTAAATCGTGGCCCGAAGCCGATGCGGACACCGCCGAAGCGATTGACTTCCTCGAATACTACGCGCGCCAAATGCTCGACATTGAAGAGCGCGCGCCCAAACTGGTCTATCAGATTCCGACCGAACGCAGTACCTACCGCTACATTCCGCTGGGTGTGGGCGCGATTATCACGCCGTGGAACTTCCCCGTGGCTATTTTCACGGGCATGGTTTCATCGGCGCTGGTGACGGGCAACACGGTGGTGGCGAAGCCCGCCGAACAATCGCCCGTGGTGGCGTACCATGTGGTGCAACTCCTCTACGAAGCCGGGATTCCGCGCGGTGTGCTGAACTACCTGCCCGGCTACGGTGAAGTGGCTGGCGAGGCGCTGGTGGTGCACCCCAAAACGCGCTTCATTTCGTTTACCGGCTCCAAAGAGGTGGGGATTCACATCAACCAGCGCGCCGCTGAAATCCAGCCTGGGCAAATCTGGCTGAAGCGCACGGTGCTGGAAATGGGCGGCAAAGACGCCGTCATTGTGGATGAAACCGCCGACCTGGACGCCGCCACCGAGGGCGTGGTGGTGAGCGCGTTTGGCTTCCAGGGGCAGAAGTGCTCGGCGGGGTCGCGCGCCATTTTTGTGGAAGATGTGTACGACGAGATGGTCCAGCGCGTTATCGAACGCACCAAACAATTGAAGATTGGCGACCCGGTTGACCCCACGGTCTTTTTGGGGCCGGTGATTGATACCGACGCTGTGAACAAAATCATGAGCTATATTGAAATCGGGCATGATGAAGGCAACCTGGTGTTGGGCGGCAAGCGTCTGGACCTGGACGGTGGCTACTTCATCGAACCGACCATCTTCACCGATGTTCCGTGGGATGCACGCATTGCGCAGGAAGAAATCTTTGGTCCCGTGCTGGCGATTATCAAAGCCAAAGACTTTGACGACGCCCTGCGCATTGCCAACTCCACCGAATACGGTTTGACCGGCTCGGTCTACAGCCGCGACCGTGCGCGGCTCGAACGCGCCGCGGATGAGTTCCATGTGGGCAACCTCTACTTCAACCGGAAGAGCACCGGCGCGCTGGTGGGGGTGCACCCGTTTGGTGGTTTCAACATGAGCGGCACCGACAGCAAAGCCGGTGGTCCCGACTATTTGCTCCTCTTCCTGCAACCGAAGAGCATCAGCGAGAAAATCAAGTAA
- a CDS encoding PaaI family thioesterase, producing MSETISPALRARMESDAFARHLGAQILDVRPGFARVALDLEPHHQAMQGVTHGGVVFALADVALAVATHAYNRVHLALNLSINYHRATRPGDRLIAEARERHQGGRICSYDIEVRDGEGLLVASLLAMVYRTREQLIDEDSPLT from the coding sequence ATGAGCGAGACGATTTCGCCCGCGTTGCGCGCCCGCATGGAAAGCGACGCCTTTGCGCGCCACCTGGGGGCGCAGATTCTGGACGTTCGCCCCGGCTTTGCCCGTGTGGCGCTCGATTTGGAGCCGCATCATCAAGCCATGCAAGGCGTCACACATGGCGGGGTGGTGTTCGCCCTGGCGGATGTGGCGCTGGCGGTGGCGACGCACGCCTACAACCGTGTGCATCTGGCGCTGAACCTGAGCATCAATTACCACCGTGCCACACGACCGGGCGACCGATTGATTGCCGAAGCGCGCGAGCGGCATCAGGGCGGGCGTATCTGTTCCTACGATATCGAAGTGCGCGATGGGGAAGGCTTGTTGGTGGCTTCTTTGCTGGCGATGGTGTACCGCACACGCGAGCAGTTGATTGACGAAGATTCCCCCTTGACATAA
- a CDS encoding 3-hydroxyacyl-CoA dehydrogenase family protein: protein MEHVWVYGDGPLAVAVAEQARQAGFEVDVCYEMPFSRDDMPPYPATKPLVIVEAVIADRARKADVLRHLGRAMTGETLLLSATLNASATEAGMWSGRPERTVGWAALPPLASGVVEGYAGRRTTHAACEAAHAWWARLGKTMVLVGDTAGGVLPRTVAALVNEAAFAVQEQVATPEDIDRAMQLGTNYPHGPLAWGDQIGLDQVLGILEALCIHHDPARYRPAALLRQMVQAGEWGRRTGRGFYTYAEADA, encoded by the coding sequence ATGGAGCATGTGTGGGTGTATGGCGATGGTCCCCTGGCTGTGGCGGTAGCCGAGCAGGCGCGCCAGGCTGGTTTTGAGGTGGATGTTTGCTACGAAATGCCCTTTTCGCGCGACGATATGCCCCCCTACCCGGCGACGAAGCCGCTGGTCATCGTCGAAGCGGTGATTGCCGACCGGGCGCGCAAAGCCGACGTGTTGCGCCACCTGGGGCGTGCAATGACGGGGGAGACGCTCTTGCTCAGCGCCACACTCAACGCCAGCGCCACCGAAGCGGGGATGTGGAGTGGACGCCCGGAGCGGACGGTTGGGTGGGCGGCGTTGCCCCCGCTGGCAAGTGGGGTGGTTGAAGGCTACGCGGGGCGGCGCACGACACATGCTGCCTGTGAGGCGGCGCACGCCTGGTGGGCGCGGCTAGGCAAGACGATGGTGCTCGTCGGCGATACGGCGGGGGGCGTTTTGCCGCGTACCGTTGCCGCGCTCGTCAATGAAGCGGCGTTTGCGGTGCAGGAACAGGTTGCGACGCCGGAAGACATTGACCGCGCCATGCAATTGGGCACTAACTACCCGCATGGTCCGCTCGCGTGGGGCGACCAGATTGGGCTTGACCAGGTGCTGGGCATTCTCGAAGCCTTGTGCATCCACCACGACCCCGCCCGTTATCGTCCGGCGGCGCTATTGCGCCAGATGGTGCAGGCGGGTGAATGGGGGCGGCGCACCGGGCGCGGCTTCTACACCTATGCGGAGGCGGACGCATGA
- a CDS encoding DsbA family oxidoreductase has translation MAVSSLDRVREDVPLTVEWRAFELRPEGKSGMTPEQEARYRQMIEHHWPRTIEMGRLYGVEMRTHRWGINTRPAHEGGKFARAHGKGEAYDRAVFHAYFVDDRDIGDVDVLTEIAASVGLDADAFREALETHRYLDEVLADEAWAAQAGIHGVPAFLFAGRYLLSGVRPPEELRMAIEQVQHLLARETQE, from the coding sequence ATGGCTGTGTCCAGTTTGGACCGCGTAAGAGAGGACGTTCCGTTGACCGTCGAATGGCGGGCGTTTGAGTTGCGCCCCGAAGGAAAAAGCGGCATGACGCCGGAACAGGAAGCCCGCTACCGCCAGATGATTGAGCATCATTGGCCGCGCACGATTGAGATGGGACGCCTGTATGGTGTTGAAATGCGCACGCATCGCTGGGGCATCAACACGCGCCCGGCGCACGAAGGCGGCAAGTTTGCCCGTGCGCATGGCAAGGGCGAAGCATACGACCGCGCTGTGTTCCACGCCTATTTTGTGGATGACCGGGACATTGGCGATGTGGACGTGCTGACCGAGATTGCCGCCTCGGTAGGGCTGGACGCGGACGCATTCCGTGAAGCGTTGGAGACGCACCGCTACCTGGATGAAGTGCTGGCGGATGAAGCGTGGGCGGCGCAAGCGGGCATTCACGGCGTGCCGGCGTTCTTGTTTGCTGGGCGGTATCTGCTTTCGGGTGTGCGCCCACCGGAAGAGTTGCGCATGGCAATTGAACAGGTGCAGCATTTGCTGGCTCGCGAAACCCAGGAGTGA